gagtatacaatactcagcgtacggttatttccgtgcgcaggttgaAAATGGGTCAGAGTCTCGGTTCAGCATCTAGGACAATCCCGACTCCTGCATAGagattttggtgatgttttcttccttaaataaaagtggcatgtacataagaaTTATGATGGTTATTTTGGTATATTATATAGTTTTGTTGTAAAGTAAGatattatgtgttttgatgattATATTAGTGAAATGATAGAAGTCCTTTATGGCAttggtatcaaattgaaatggcttaattagttttatgtgttaattaaaaataataataggatttttattaattaagttgttatgTCAATATGTCAAGTAAGATTTAACTATATAAACGCCTTGGTTGAAATACTGGAATTGGGTTGCtcatgttttgaaattttgcagtgggttttatgtaaaaaaacgtatttattcacttataccgctcgaatgaaaaaatttcgagttaatagAGTTAACGgttcttattttatcatcctaactcgatttgaaattctCTCGAATCAAGTCGAGCGAGATAAAATTCGAATCGAATCTAATGtttttgttcgagttaaattaagaAAACGACTTTGGGTcattgtaaccactgtcacccactGTAATCAAATTTGCCTACCGTAATCAAGTTTCCTATTAATTTTCATccattcataatttatttattaatcttttatatacgaGTTAGcttctttgtttgcttagttgtttcaattattttcaaattctttttaccatatattttgaaattaaaaaaatattaaatgtaaaaaagtgaatttttaataaaagttattttaaagataaaatgtgaaattgatataaacataaaattaacataaatattttatggtatcgtcaataattcaattttaatagaaattgataaagattcagtataattaaacaattcaatagtATAAATAGtaaacataaatttgaaaaaaaatgggattgtagggaaaataaaaattttgggggaaagcAAAAGGAAAAGTTTTTGAGAGGTTTGgagaaataaaagttttgaggaggaagtaaagaaaaaaaatgttttcaaggtttgGGGAGGTAAAATATTTGAgaggaaataaaagttttgaatgagaatgaaaggaaaaaaaaattaaggttttggagaagtaaaattttagggagaAATAAAAAGAGTTTGAGGGGTTGGGAAAGAGAAGTAAAagagtttaatatttaatttattcaaattatttaagctattctaatttgaaaatttaattcatttgaacccaaaattgaaaataaaatcgagttaactcgattaatttaattcgaatgattttaaattcaatttttttaattttattaagtcGAATCGATAGTGAGAAAATAATCtggtttttttcttaaaaggaGAGTTGGGTTTTTAGAATTTCTATAATAGATTTTTATGtatcttttatttgatttttttaaatattgaacaaaattttttagggttgttagaattaaaattaagattaaatttgatAGTATGACAATATTTGAACAATTTCCCCttacaaagaaattattagtCAATTAACCATTTTGCAATCCGATCAAATTAAGCGTGGTTTGACATTGTTTTCTTTTGGGGAGGCGGTGAACTCAAGCATTTGAGAAATCAGAAACAGAGTGAAAAATGGCGAGAGAGAAAACAAGCCCTGGTTTAAAGATCCTCTGGGTCTGGACCATCGGCACCGCTGCCAGttatttctctctctctttctcttaaAATTACTATCTTTATCTCTTCAAATATTTGTAAACTTTGCACGAATGTAACCCCTTTTGTCTTGCAGTTTTGGTTACAAATGTAATGAGGACTAGACTGAGAGACATGGAGAAAGTAATGAGCGCTCAACAACAGCAACAAGAAGGTGTTACTCCTGATTCAGTCATACTTGACACCTCACCAGAGTCTAATGAGGGAATTGTTAGAGAAGTTAAATGATAggtttgattttcattttcatttctatttcttctgttttgaattgattttgcGATATAAGTTCTGAATTGGGACTGGATTcgtgggttttttttttctcttttaaattcTGCATTGTTGAACTTTGTGAGGGTGTGCCATGTGTTTGCTGAAATGTATAACCGaactattttgtttattaattgaGTTACCAGCTACCTCTGAATCGGTTTTCCTAGTTTCAAGTTGCTTTGTGGAGattttaggaaataaatcaAGCTAAATTTCGGTGGTGTTAGATATTTCTATCACCGAAATGTTTAGTTCAAAATCCcaatatttgttaataaatgACATTGaggaaatttatatatgaaataacaTGCTTCACAGATGTTAGAGTATCTGAAGTCTACTTCAGAAATAAAATTAGCAGTTATGAGGTTACCTGCATTTCCTTGCAACTTTACTCCTTTCTATAGCTTTGTATTTTGCATCATCATTTTTGTATGAGCTTGTAAAATATTAGGagataaacaagaaaaataaaaacagacaATTTAAGGTAATCATTTGTATCAAATAATCCAAGCTCTATTGATAATTTGGCCACAATATAGTGATCGGTCAAAGGCTTATCTTATTGTTCCAAAAAATGTTGATATATTTTTAGggtaaaaaaaagttgattcTTCTGTTACATAGAAATGGGTTACTAATGTCTCAAGGAACTTGATTATGGTGCATTCTTATGCTTTTAAGGTCTTAGTGTTAGATGTCAATTAGTATCTTGGCATTGAAGacgttaattattattttttgaattaaaagagcGCTTATTCATCTTACCTTTACAACAATATTCATATTGTGGAAGATCAATTTTCTTAAGCAAACTTAAAGTGTTatctttcacaagtctagtgattctttcttaattaatataagtCTCAAACGTCAAAGGTAGACCTCATTAAAATAagaagttttaagtttttattcaaaatttcaatgtCAAGCAATGTGTAgatatttgatttgataaaatggAGATTTTTGACATCCATCCATTATAGATAAGTTTACGATTTTTAAATATtgcaataatattattaaaagtcatGGTTAAGCCGTCTTTAAATAAACATGCAAtagaaattaagtttcttttaaaacttGGTACATAAAAAACGTCTTTTGAAATAATCTtcttaaaattaccaaaataaatatgtacatctcCCACTGCTTCAGTTGTCACACTTGTCCCATGTTTGGTTCATAGGAATAGacttttatctttaaaatcTTTCGTTTTCTCAAACCCCTATAGAGAAAAACACACATTATTAGTGGTTCCAAAATTAATGACCTAATGGTCTATTGAATCTTTCACTAAATAAGTTTTTGTCATAAACAGTTTCATACATTTGCCTTTAGTGGTCATCTAATCCTTTCACTCTTTATTGTTTGCTTTGATGTGCCTTTTCTTactgcaaaataaacacttagCTAAGTCTTTAGGCTTCTTGGTTTTTTTCATTTCCACTTGAGGTGGCCTAGAAAACTTAGCATTGTTTCTGTTAGCATGCTTTCCCTTCTCTTTAGAGGAAGATCGCgattcaacatcaactcataggattgtaatttCTTCTTGAATTGTTAAAGCATCATATTCTTGTTCCTAAGGTTATGTGCAACCTAAAAGCCTACAAAATTCTTAGAAAAACTTTTGAACACCATctcaatttgcatgttttggttCAAATTGGCCTTATTATTCACGGTTTCGGCAAAAAATTCCATAAGAGTGATCATATGGTTTTTAAACGGAGTATCGAGCTTTTGctgggcattcatcaaactaACAATAGCAGACTGTCTAGTGAAGGCAACTTGACTTTCAAATATGTCTTCTAGTTTGTCTAAAATAACTTTGATAGTCTTACAACTCTCCAGTTCCTTATAAAGTGTGTTGGTCACGCTTGTCAGTATATAGCAACAAGCTATCTCATTAAACTCCTCCCAGTGTTTTCTAGCCCCAGCTTGAGTAGCCGAAGGACATTTATTATCAaagattatttttagtttattacaGCTTAGGACAATCATGAGATTCTTGTTCCATTTCTTATAGATATTTTTGTTCAGTTTGttcttaatgagtatatttaaTAAGGGAGTAAGTgtcatttttgaattaaaaataaaacattcattcattaatatttttgtattagacaaatatttgaaaacattttacaaCTTTACGATATGCATTATGATGTATGCATATtatattaaatcttaaaaacatTTGTAAGCGATTACAATGATAATTCCTAcaattagtacatgaacctaattTCTTAGGCATTCATACGTACTAGAAGATCTTAAATGTATAATCATCAACTTAACACTTATCACATCATGTATCACAAATGAGTAATTAAATTGTCATATCATCATAAGAGACCTTTGATGAAAGTCGTAGGTCTTGTTTAAGGACCTTCTCTCACACAAtcttttaaaaacatgcaagatttttaatatatagttttaatcatgaatgatcaatatatgcatgacaagtacatcTGACATTCTTTCCCTAAACTATATGGCACGCTTATAATACATATGCATGAACATACATTCGCAGTCAAATAAATATCATCATGCTATCACatataaaaggataaaatttaaataacctTGACTAGCCAAAGCTTTCATGATTCCATCCtagaaaaataatacaattgtaAAATTCACCCTAAAGCTTATTTTGGGTCTTTTATTTTGTCACCATGAACTTACACTATGGTACTGATTTACGTCGATGTTTTTTCGTCGTAGTTGTCACGCTGTCGCCATCATTGTCAAACCGCCATCGCCATCGCCATTGCCGACCACTATCATCGTCGGCCACCGCTAAGTCGCCATCGTCAGCCATTGCCGATCATCACTGTCGAACCACTGGTAGCCTCCTATTTCCAGACCATCATCAATCTTTCACTAGTTTGGCTAGGTCGGGTTTGCGTCACCTCGATCAGTCTCGATACATCTCAGTTCTCTGGGtttcacaaaaaattatagGTTATATAGGCCTTATGTCCCTTTTCAACtcgtataatttattttaaaataataaaataaatcttgcatggagatgatagtccatgATCTAATTATacatacttgaaaattaataataattacacttaTTTTTCTAGGAAACACAATTTTCGCACAAATactttatcatatataataaagtaatagCATACATTTATTAATATACATATCCCTAAACATGTTGATAATTACAATAATATCACAtcttatcaaaattattcacatgaagaagagagaaaattttcGATATCGATTTATATactataaacatagcacaaccTGATTTTGATACAAATTCTTAAAAAACTCGGTTCAAAAACGGTTATTTTGtgcaacaaaaaataaaaaattaaaaactaagcGATTTGTAATATTAATAGTTATAAACCCTTTACTGAAATCGTACATGTGATTTTGGCTAAACGGATCcttgtgtaacacccttaacccaaattcatcgccggaacagggttatgaagcattaccgaagtttacagataaaataaacaaacatttcatatcatataacattcatatcagaaaccaatcaaaattaaacatattatcttttatacgagccctcgaggcccaaactACACGTTAAAACAAGTCAGGACTAGTTTGGATACccaaagaatttttcaaaaaacattgaacattttcaaagttgcaggggtcacacggccatgtgaccaggccgtgtgactcacacggtcatgagacacgggcgtgtctcagGTCATGGGgtcattcgaaatagggacacacggcagTGTCCCAGCCCGTACccgtgcctgtgtaactctctgacttgggtcacacggccaagtcacgctcgtgtgctaggccgtgttgAGCATACTAACTTGCACAATTTTAAAGATACaggagacacacgcccgtgtctctgcccgtgtggacaaaaatatgCCATTtctaagccacatttctcacccaatttggtaccaacctaaacacaacaatttgcatgtcaacaagccataacaaggcattcaaatcaagccaaaGTCAAATCTTAAACATGTATTATcacaacatacaaccaatatacccTTAGGCACTTCAAATGGCAACTTAATAACATGTCAACCAAGTATCTAAATTTACATTTGATATtcaaatgcatatatgcataattgtatCAACTATactatttaaaacaaattatcaaTATACCTATTAGATTTCCATCATTCAGCCATACCAAATACACATTGAATATGATAAGGCCACATATgtatacacatcaaaatatatcaaacacaATCCATTCAGATTACTAGTCTCAACAAAATCCTTATATGTCAATACtggccaaattaacctatacatgtcattataactgGAATTAATTTgctaaaagtaccaaaagagccaatggatagtgtgaaatagCTCTGATCAGCTTCCAACCTGTACGAGTTTCCGAATTACTATAAGACAggaaaaataacacagagtaagcatttaagcttagtaagttcgtataattcagaatttaacttaccatttattcacatttaaggtaagcatacaaacaTATCTAAACCAATTTAGCCAATAACCTAAACACATATTCTCtacatgttagccatgtaaatcaTATAAAGGATCCAACACAGATGGATGAATTCATCAAGTAATCacatttcatgaatttcatgtatatactggtaatagttcatatcgaactcatataatttcataacagaACTGTGCCCGttaaaccatttagaatatcgttggatatacgggtagtacacacgaagtgtactgaactgtaatccgTTAATTCATGTGCATGTATGCTTATACGAGCTGTAAACGGGAAGCTTTTCTGAGCTgaataatgggaagctcatgcgagctgtATAACGGGAAACCCATGCGAGCTAAGTATCTGGAAGCTCGTGTGAGCTAAATATCGGGAAGCTTATGTGAGCTAAATATTGAGAATTTTATGTGAGCTAAATAtcgagaagctcataagagcggtggtgtgtctgcaacacatgcggGACCCAAACAAAATCGgtaaccttaatgacatgtcatttgtatcctacgaatttcaTAAGGTTCAAACAAAACTCGATAATTGTTGGATATGCAATCCATATTTATTTATGGCAATTGtacaattcaaaaaataataaattaatttaacacatataaatgtacaatttaattacatgaacttacctcaacaaatGTATGTAGCTACGAATGCGACTAATCCGATATTTTTCCTTTGCCTCAATCTAACTCCGTACTAGGTCATCAGGATTTATACGAATagatttaactcaattcaatataattcatattcaatttagttcagcacatatttttgacaaaattactatttgcccctatacttttaattaattacaatttagtccctaggctcggaaaataactttcatacaatttaatccttactcaagcctagtcaatttttatacatattaatagcagcccatatatttcataaaattcacaattttatcataaatttatcatcttttaatttaatcccgattaataattttttcaaaattctctttcataAAAGTTTATCTAataacaacctttcattttctatcataaaacttcataattcaagcatactcatcaatggaaaaaccctaatactttaacgattttacaaattaattcccgagctagctagattaagttattacgatcttaaaaacatagaaatcatcaaaaacgaGACAATgatacatacctaattgagaAAATAAGCTTGCTAATATCTtaagcttccatggctagggttttttttttatgtttggtggatgatgatgataatagattttttatgtgatttagtataactttattctttaatttccaaaattaaccctAATGTTTCATGAAATTTCCAATTATGACTATTCATGCTTAACTACTAAGCATTTTAATGGGTTAATTACTATATAATGACCTCCAATTtcaaattctatagctatttaatactaATAGCTATTAGAACTAAACTTTTGCActtaatgcaatttagtccttttcatcaaattaggtatgtaaacggtaaaatttcttgatgaaatttttataatgtatttctatcatacaatagaccataaaataataataaagtaaaaacttttttgacttcagatttgtggtcccaaaatcactgtttcgatttcactgaaaatgggttgttacacctTGTCATTTCTAGCTTTCAGCCGAACAACCTTCTCTGCTATTTTCATACCATGAACTGCTTCAAGTATGAGTTCGAATGATTCGAATCAAATACAGAACCAGAAATAGTTTACCTTACATTTAGTGGGAAAGCAAAATTCTCTTTCAATAGAAattggtagaattgttattctaaaaaatagaattaatactTAGAGAATAAAATGTCACTATTTTCAAgtagaatataatatttttaagttgtgtCTTTAGCCCTactggtgccatctatttataatgagAAAAGGTGAAacttttgttgaattataaaaaaatattttaatagaaaaacaaacttCTAAGCTAGCTAAGATTAGGTGGGGCGGCAACCCTAGTTAAACAAACTAGGGTTTATCGTCCCTAGCATTAaatatgaggggttttgggaCCTCTCCCATATCAGGTctaattacaagtacttcttaGACTTTTAACttagtattttataattcaatttaactcgatatttatttttctatttaccaaaataaaaattttaagttaatttaaattaattaatttcttaactaaatttattaactcaattctaattccattaaaatcatgatgCCTTTAtcataaaagaatctataagaaaatatatttataaatttaatggatttaccatattaataaatttattttcatttttgaacttcaattatttaatcacttaattaaataataattcgtaaaatcataaattcattttttcggTCATTTCCATTTAGAACAAACCATAttcatttctaaatattttccatttctctaactttaccatacttatccatttttgttcattttatttaacatGCAATACattttggtttcaacgagctagtcgATTAGAAATATGTGATTAagactcaaatgatttataattaaattttagcttttcgcctattaattataaactcatttactCATAAAGTCATTTCACTATAGTATTATGATTGAGCTCGTCCAATGGCTTTATTataaatgtgttaccctcattattataaatgtgttaccctcatagaatatctttaatctctttaaGATAATATTccttctcccaatatgatcatattttatatcatggtaaccattacatatttcttaatgaaaagtcaattactataaaatagtaatcaagtcattcatcacaaagacgaatgacTTTTGGTTACGTTTACTTTtgatcaaccatgtaatgccaatgaaaggatatcatttacccatgtctcgggttatgaattccactgttgtgaatgacactacatactAAAGAAGTTGTATAACCAATGCACCAGCTTTCTattctttatctatttgaacttagacttttacttacattaaagtatacgagttacacatacatagtctgtcatctactcaggatttaggtatgacatactataaatgtcacaagtgaataaatccataaacggattcaagatctattctacttagGTTTAGTCTGATGTACTGCcagtctagtcagtcacatgtatgtctctatcttctgggagtcatccactccaatgcttaagacaaaacatctctacaattggacttgataaatggcatattagtctttcaatcaatttgttAATTTCTGATTACAATAATGACATGTTTATGTTcacctactaatataagttgtcttttcgtattatgatccgaccacgtaataccgtttagtattagtttaaaacATTAGATAATCATTGAGCTAacatttgcttttattcttctttACTTGCAAAAACCACATGAGAATATTATAGaaagaatattaatgtaatctatgaattattttattaactaatctattcggaaaaaaattacaagatttacaaacgaatatactacacttagagCACCAGATTCAACATTTAAGTACATGTCGTATAACTAAAACAATATTGTAACATTCCACTCTCAATTCAATCGTCGGATCTAAGATATGAGACGTCATATTCACTGCAAAAGCAACtacaattttatttcaatatccAATGAGACAATTCATACAAGTTAATCgacttttaatacttttaaaaatgtttattcaAATTCGGATCATAAGTAGGCATATGAAAGTTCTTATGGTACTTAGGTAacaattgagggactaaaaatGTATAAACTATCAAACATGAATGTGTTGTTACGACATCAAAGGGTAAGTGTTGTGACATTATATGCAATAGCTCTATATCGTGACTTCAATATAGTTGTGTCGCGACCCTAAAAACAGTAATTCCATGTCGCAACTTCAAAAGGGAACATTGAGACATTGATGGCAAAGAGTTTAGTGTTGTGACTTCAGCAAGGACAAGTTGCGACATTGAAGGCAGTAGGTTGAGGGTCATGAATTCAACGAAGGAATGTTGCGACTATGAAATCAGATGCTTAATGTCACGACACCAATAGGAAAGTGTCGCGATCATGAGGacaaactctttaaaatttttcatatttattcttAAACTGCCAAATACCAACTCAAATGGTCTATGTAACCCAAAAACTTTGTAGAGATTATTTCAAATGCCAAATTACCATCTATTCAACTTGTTACCTTGTTACCGTATATCAACTTCAAACCATATCAATTAAACCTATGCACAAGAGGATCGTAAGGCTTATAATAACAAAAGGACTTGATCAACAATATTTGACAAGGAACTAAGCAATTTCTAGTTGCCTCATAACAAATCAAGCTTAACATTTCTATACATGAGTTTGAGCATTACTTACAAAGGACATTCTATGAGCATTACTTACAAAGGACATTCTATGTACATGCCACCATATTTGATACAAAAATACGTATACTCTTATTCTCATACAGATAGTGTGGTATTCGCACCAAACAAGTTTTGAGAATTCGATAGCTGAGGATCTACACATAAGGAAACAACGGTAGGTAAGCATTCAATGCTTagtaaattcaaaatataatttactatACTTAACTTGGTCTTAGGTGAGCATAGTAAATGCCAAGAGAAATAAACACAAGTCTAGCTAAACAAAGTGCATAACATCACAAAGCAAGGTGAGTATAGATAAgcatatgtgtgtgtgtatatatatatatatatatatatatatatatataggttcaAGTGTCAAATGTCATATCTACAACCAAAAGCATCAAGGGACCATGTCatttgttatgtgattatataacTCTCAATTCCTTCTAATGTGCTACTCATCCATACCATgccaattatatttaaaaaggattcataacatatcatataaagttcatttttcacatatttaaatTGACATTTCACCCAATGCAACCTAAGTAAAAACAGACTCGGACGCACGGGTAAACTACATCACACCAAGATAGATCTAATGAGCATGAACTACACCACACAAAGCACATAAGTGCAAAGCTTGTAATCAACAAATGCAAATACATATGCAAATGCATCCTTCCATCGCAGTAAGGTTTCCGTAGAAACAATGCGTACTCGAtgatccgcaacaaatgttTGATCCCGTAATGACATAACATAGTGTCCACCTTATTATCAATCTGAAAAAGAAATGTGCATACAACATTATTGGCATATCAACTGTGTCCTAGTCTTTTTACCAAATTTACATAGGCATATGCCACTTGTGAACATAttcaagttttgaaaattacatGTTTTACTTAATGATTCATAAATGTAACTCATAAGTAAATCACTAGCCGTTTGTTTTGGCCCTTTTTAACAAGGACATCACTTTGCACagatatattttctatttcaccAAATAGATGAGATTCATATCACCATTTCATCAACTTACTTCCATTCATTAGTATCTCCTTGCCAAGAATATTAAGTTCGATAAATATTAAACATGTTTTATAACTAGTAACATTATAAACTTGATGACACATACAAGTACACATAACTAAACAAGAAAAGATAGCAAGTTCAATGAGAACTTAcctttcaaaacataaaatgagTCAATCTCTTTCAAAGCTTATTCAATAACTTTATCCTTTCCTTTGCTTACTCCAACATGTTCCAATTCTTTCTCTAAAAATTCATACAAatccataattaaaattatgaatttagaaACAAATGGTCCCTTAATGGCCATTCAATACTAATGAT
The sequence above is a segment of the Gossypium raimondii isolate GPD5lz chromosome 4, ASM2569854v1, whole genome shotgun sequence genome. Coding sequences within it:
- the LOC105780902 gene encoding uncharacterized protein LOC105780902, which produces MAREKTSPGLKILWVWTIGTAAILVTNVMRTRLRDMEKVMSAQQQQQEGVTPDSVILDTSPESNEGIVREVK